Genomic DNA from Dehalococcoidia bacterium:
CGAGTGGGGTCTTCAGGAGATACTCGACCGCAACCGATGCGTCGACTACGTATCCAGCCACTCTGTCTCTAATTCACGTTGATCCCGTGCTTCGGCAATAAGAGTTGCCGCATCCACGCCAAGGTCTGTCTTAGGGTGTTCGGCAAAACGCTTCTGCCAGTCCGCCCATGCCAGCTCACGCTCTAAAGCAGTCAGCACCACTGAACTCATGGTGCAGCCGTTTTCCAGCGCGTGACGACGCAGACGTTCGTGGAGTGCATCGGGAATGTTCTTCACCTGTAGGTTAGCCATATCATGATAATAGCATGATCTACGCATGAACTCAAGGCTACGGGACCAGTCCCTTAGCTAGATGTATGTAGGGGCGGTTCGCGAAC
This window encodes:
- a CDS encoding toxin-antitoxin system HicB family antitoxin, which encodes MANLQVKNIPDALHERLRRHALENGCTMSSVVLTALERELAWADWQKRFAEHPKTDLGVDAATLIAEARDQRELETEWLDT